The Plasmodium relictum strain SGS1 genome assembly, chromosome: 9 genome window below encodes:
- a CDS encoding radial spoke head protein, putative — protein MRSNLILSLNNAKDFLKNKNKDGYSVYDHICELINFIVVEKPEKCYENFELISNHIKERKKRSDKILSEKEIDKSNLDNYILNEYIKKKKEWLEKLKLLFIKNSEIKPINLPFMRDFYEQIKLINWAGYHIKKNIICYLNNSIKNILEKYKDELKSLNFWGILKGIKNDYYILEGELKDKKDISFLKKKDSEKYSDTSYDEVLSSNKSSPSTDDSKDTSQKMKQKKKKNTEKKKKINKFSYKKEDYEYFNKKVNKNVYWVSINGKDEWVLLKFTAPQYIKITNKINKMLTGDLNHIITSFPKITIKEKHYLRAIISIISANTHISPKNYYILKQKNKDKENSEEEKQKNKDEDENEVEEYEEKENNQEQMRDDTHGEIIENKKFQFETNSLLNVNNWVYFRYNFLPNGHISYPKNIIIKKSKKIKNIIKKNPPLKILRNINSENHQQNNYAWRIKHLNPGGYYGKNNLHYDIIIIYNLLYYGAFTIYFNKQFFNFYIGNGIKLQHTYLHTYAPGKIQSDKSELSEVDQIN, from the coding sequence atGAGGAGCAACTTAATTTTGTCTCTAAATAATGCAAAAGActtcttaaaaaataaaaacaaagatGGATATTCTGTTTATGATCACATATgtgaattaataaattttattgttGTTGAAAAACCGGAAAAATGTTACgaaaattttgaattaaTATCAAATCATATAAAAGAAAGGAAAAAAAGAAGTGATAAAATATTAAGTGAAAAAGAGATAGATAAAAGTAATTtagataattatattttaaacgaatatataaaaaaaaaaaaagaatggttggaaaaattaaaattattatttataaaaaattcagaAATTAAGCCAATTAATTTACCTTTTATGAGGGATTTCTAtgaacaaataaaattaataaattggGCAGGAtatcatattaaaaaaaatataatatgttatctaaataattctataaaaaatatattagaaaaatataaagatgaattaaaatcattaaaCTTCTGGGGAATATTAAAAGGAATCAAAAACGATTACTATATCTTAGAAGGAGagttaaaagataaaaaagatatttcttttttaaaaaaaaaggactCAGAAAAATATTCAGATACTTCTTATGATGAAGTATTATCAAGTAATAAATCTTCACCTTCTACAGATGACAGTAAGGATACTTCTCAAAAAAtgaagcaaaaaaaaaagaaaaacacagaaaaaaaaaaaaaaataaataaattttcctACAAAAAGGAAgattatgaatattttaataaaaaagtgaataaaaatgtatattgGGTTTCAATAAATGGAAAAGACGAATGggtattattaaaatttacagCACCtcaatatattaaaattactaataaaattaataaaatgctAACTGGGGATCTTAATCATATAATAACTTCTTTTCCTAAAATtacaataaaagaaaaacattATTTAAGAGCCATTATATCTATTATTTCAGCAAACACTCATATATCAcctaaaaattattatatattaaagcaaaaaaacaaagataaagaaaatagtgaagaagaaaaacaaaaaaataaagatgaagatgaaaatgaggtagaagaatatgaagaaaaagagaaCAATCAAGAACAAATGAGAGATGATACACATGGTGaaataattgaaaataaaaaatttcaatttgAAACTAATTCCTTATTAAATGTCAATAATTGGGTATATTTtagatataattttttaccaAATGGACATATAAGTTAtcctaaaaatattataattaaaaaaagcaaaaaaataaaaaatattattaaaaaaaatcctcctctaaaaattttaagaaatataaatagtgAAAATCACCAACAAAATAATTATGCATGGAGaataaaacatttaaatCCTGGTGGTTATTATGGAAAGAATAATTTACATTatgatataataattatttataatttattatattatggAGCATttactatatattttaataaacagttttttaatttttatataggaAATGGAATAAAATTACAACATACTTACCTTCACACATATGCTCCTGGAAAAATTCAGTCAGATAAAAGTGAACTATCAGAAGTAGATCAAATAAATTAA